From Rhodococcus sp. B7740, one genomic window encodes:
- a CDS encoding uracil-DNA glycosylase, giving the protein MTPRPLSESVESGWAAALAPVETNVAAMGDFLRAELAAGRHYLPAGENVLRAFRYPFDRVRVLIVGQDPYPTPGHAVGLSFSVAPDVRPVPRSLSNIFKEYSDDLGLPTPSTGDLTPWSEQGVMLLNRVLTVEPSQAASHRKKGWEAVTEQAIRALVARAENPDAPGLVAVLWGRDAATLKPMLGSVPFIESAHPSPLSASRGFFGSKPFSRVNELLVEGGDEPIDWTLP; this is encoded by the coding sequence GTGACGCCCCGGCCGCTGTCCGAGAGCGTCGAGTCGGGCTGGGCTGCTGCCCTCGCTCCGGTCGAGACGAATGTCGCTGCGATGGGCGACTTCCTGCGAGCCGAACTCGCCGCCGGACGGCACTACCTGCCCGCGGGTGAGAACGTGCTGCGCGCTTTTCGCTACCCCTTCGATCGGGTTCGCGTGCTCATCGTCGGTCAGGATCCGTATCCCACGCCGGGACACGCAGTGGGCCTGAGCTTTTCTGTCGCGCCCGACGTGCGACCCGTACCGCGGAGTCTGAGCAACATCTTCAAGGAGTATTCCGACGATCTCGGTCTGCCCACGCCGAGCACCGGCGATCTCACACCCTGGTCGGAGCAGGGAGTGATGTTGCTCAACAGGGTGCTCACCGTCGAACCGTCGCAGGCGGCGTCACACCGCAAGAAGGGCTGGGAAGCGGTGACCGAGCAAGCGATTCGGGCATTGGTCGCCCGAGCGGAGAACCCCGACGCGCCCGGACTGGTGGCAGTTCTCTGGGGACGTGACGCGGCAACCCTGAAGCCGATGCTCGGATCGGTGCCCTTCATCGAATCCGCTCATCCGTCACCGCTGTCCGCCTCACGCGGTTTCTTCGGATCCAAGCCCTTCAGCCGCGTCAACGAACTGTTGGTCGAGGGCGGAGACGAACCGATCGACTGGACGTTGCCGTGA
- a CDS encoding gamma carbonic anhydrase family protein — MAIYALGDREPDIHPDAYVHPDAVVIGAVTLAAGSSVWPTAVLRADYGTISIGEGTNVQDGTVVHCTPIDATVIGSGCVLGHNAHVEGATIGDNCLIASGSVVLNGSKIGAGSIVGAGAVVPFKFVVPERSMALGVPAKIREGYQVPEGHVDINVQMYSANAAYYRDALRRIDR; from the coding sequence ATGGCTATCTATGCGCTCGGTGATCGCGAACCCGACATCCACCCCGACGCCTACGTTCATCCCGACGCCGTCGTCATCGGAGCGGTGACCTTGGCTGCCGGATCGTCGGTGTGGCCCACTGCGGTTCTGCGGGCCGACTACGGCACCATCTCGATCGGCGAGGGCACCAACGTGCAGGACGGGACCGTGGTTCACTGCACTCCGATCGACGCAACGGTCATCGGTTCCGGGTGCGTACTGGGCCACAATGCGCACGTCGAGGGTGCGACCATCGGGGACAACTGCCTCATCGCGTCGGGCTCGGTGGTACTGAACGGATCGAAGATCGGGGCGGGCTCGATCGTCGGTGCAGGCGCGGTGGTGCCGTTCAAGTTCGTCGTTCCCGAACGTTCCATGGCGCTCGGCGTGCCCGCCAAGATCCGCGAGGGCTACCAGGTTCCCGAGGGGCATGTCGACATCAACGTGCAGATGTACTCCGCCAATGCCGCGTACTACCGCGACGCGCTTCGCCGGATCGACCGGTGA
- a CDS encoding thiamine-phosphate kinase: protein MDSATGSERTVAQVGEFDVIARAITGREQPSSTIVGPGDDAAVVAASDGRIAASTDMLVHGRHFRLDWSSPIQIGRKAIAQNGADIAAMGAQCSGFLVSLGCPADTPVSVTDGLNEGMWLEAVAAGSAVVGGDVVQSPELVISITALGDLQGRAPVLRSGACAGDVIAYAGRLGWSAAGLALLLGDRDGTGHDAVLDAHRVPVPPYRAGIDAAEAGATSLTDVSDGLLADLGHIADASGVLVDLDPDLLEIPVELRSAATLMGHDPLEWVLTGGEDHALVGTFPDAAAVPGGWTVIGRVEHGDGAPAGRVTVGGRVHAGSSGWSSFEGE, encoded by the coding sequence ATCGACTCGGCCACCGGCAGTGAGCGCACCGTCGCTCAGGTCGGCGAATTCGACGTGATCGCTCGGGCCATCACGGGCCGCGAGCAGCCGTCGTCGACCATCGTCGGGCCCGGCGACGACGCAGCCGTGGTCGCCGCGTCCGACGGTCGGATCGCGGCATCGACCGATATGTTGGTGCACGGCAGGCACTTTCGGCTCGACTGGTCGAGTCCGATACAGATCGGCCGCAAGGCGATCGCGCAGAACGGCGCGGACATCGCCGCGATGGGCGCGCAGTGCTCGGGTTTTCTCGTCTCTCTCGGATGCCCGGCCGACACTCCGGTGAGCGTGACCGACGGTCTCAACGAGGGCATGTGGCTCGAGGCGGTTGCTGCGGGATCGGCCGTCGTCGGTGGCGATGTGGTGCAATCGCCGGAGCTGGTGATCTCGATCACCGCGCTCGGCGATCTCCAGGGCCGGGCCCCGGTTCTTCGATCGGGGGCGTGTGCCGGTGATGTGATCGCCTATGCGGGGCGGCTCGGCTGGTCCGCGGCCGGCCTGGCCCTGCTGCTCGGCGACCGGGACGGAACGGGCCACGACGCCGTGTTGGACGCACACCGAGTGCCCGTCCCGCCGTACCGCGCCGGGATCGACGCCGCAGAGGCGGGTGCGACCTCGCTCACCGACGTCTCCGACGGGCTGCTGGCCGATCTCGGCCACATCGCCGACGCATCGGGCGTTCTCGTCGACCTCGATCCCGACCTGCTGGAGATCCCTGTCGAACTGCGTTCGGCAGCAACGCTGATGGGGCACGATCCGCTGGAGTGGGTACTGACCGGAGGCGAGGATCACGCGCTCGTCGGCACCTTCCCCGATGCCGCCGCCGTTCCCGGGGGATGGACGGTGATCGGCCGCGTCGAGCACGGAGACGGTGCGCCTGCGGGTCGAGTGACGGTCGGCGGACGCGTCCACGCGGGTAGCTCGGGATGGTCGAGTTTCGAGGGCGAGTGA
- a CDS encoding Lrp/AsnC ligand binding domain-containing protein codes for MVQAFVLVQTEVGRATAVAQQIEAVDGVVSAEAVVGPYDVIARADGASDAQIAEIVSRIQKVDAITRTLTCPVAPRSTTSVG; via the coding sequence ATGGTGCAAGCATTCGTTCTCGTTCAGACCGAGGTCGGTCGTGCGACGGCCGTCGCACAACAGATCGAGGCCGTCGACGGTGTCGTGTCGGCCGAGGCAGTGGTCGGGCCCTACGACGTGATCGCGCGCGCCGACGGTGCCTCCGACGCCCAGATCGCCGAGATCGTCTCTCGCATCCAGAAGGTCGATGCCATCACTCGCACCCTCACCTGCCCCGTGGCCCCTCGGTCGACGACGTCCGTCGGATAG
- a CDS encoding DUF3515 domain-containing protein: protein MNSPDTGNDAGTEDGPAETEGTREQRHPAVIATAIALPVALVVGVLVAAIAVNRSPVLHPVALGPVDSPDAASAQCTSLLDALPEDLGDYTRAELADPAPVGVRAWVSAEENAEPVVLRCGLPRPIGFDVAAPLQVINGVQWFEVSGADDGIDASTWFVVDRGVYVALTIPGDSGPTPLQDASSAVSGALPQQPLDPAPLQ, encoded by the coding sequence GTGAATTCACCCGACACCGGCAACGACGCCGGCACCGAAGACGGCCCCGCCGAGACCGAGGGCACTCGCGAGCAGCGCCACCCCGCAGTCATCGCCACCGCGATCGCGCTACCGGTCGCGCTCGTCGTCGGAGTTCTGGTTGCCGCCATCGCGGTGAATCGCTCACCCGTCCTCCATCCGGTCGCGCTCGGCCCGGTCGACTCCCCCGATGCCGCGAGTGCGCAGTGCACGTCGCTGCTCGACGCCCTGCCCGAAGACCTCGGCGACTACACGAGAGCCGAACTGGCCGACCCGGCCCCGGTCGGAGTCCGCGCGTGGGTCTCGGCCGAGGAGAACGCCGAGCCGGTCGTGTTGCGCTGCGGTCTTCCCCGGCCGATCGGGTTCGATGTGGCCGCGCCGCTTCAGGTGATCAACGGCGTTCAGTGGTTCGAGGTGTCCGGCGCAGACGACGGAATCGACGCCAGCACGTGGTTCGTCGTCGATCGCGGTGTGTACGTTGCCCTGACGATTCCGGGCGACTCGGGCCCCACCCCGTTGCAGGACGCGTCCTCCGCCGTGTCGGGCGCGCTGCCCCAGCAACCTCTCGACCCGGCTCCGTTGCAGTAG
- a CDS encoding D-alanine--D-alanine ligase family protein, with protein MSTPRIKVAVVFGGRSSEHAVSCVSAGSVLQNLDPARYEVVPVGITPDGAWVLGSSDIDALTIHDRVLPTVDKTGAALALSTDPGHAGALLALGEGEGGTVLASVDVVFPVLHGPYGEDGTLQGLLELAGVPYVGPGVLASAAGMDKEFTKKLLGAEGLPIGRQVVLRRGVDDLTAGERDRIGLPAFVKPARGGSSIGISRITAWDQLPTAIAVAREHDPKVIVEGMIHGREVECGVLEFPDGTVRASAIAEIRIPDADIDDHAFYDFDTKYLDDVSEFDIPAALDDATSDRIRELAVAAFRALDCQGLARVDFFVTENGPVINEINTMPGFTSISMYPKMWAESGVDYPTLIATLIDTALARGTGLR; from the coding sequence GTGAGTACTCCCCGCATCAAAGTTGCCGTCGTCTTCGGGGGCCGCAGCAGCGAGCACGCTGTGTCCTGTGTATCGGCAGGTAGCGTGCTGCAGAACCTCGATCCGGCCAGGTACGAGGTGGTTCCGGTGGGAATCACCCCGGACGGTGCGTGGGTACTCGGCTCTTCCGACATCGACGCGCTGACGATTCACGACCGCGTCCTGCCCACCGTGGACAAGACCGGGGCAGCGCTCGCTCTCAGTACGGACCCGGGTCACGCCGGCGCTCTGCTCGCCCTCGGCGAGGGGGAAGGCGGGACGGTGCTCGCATCCGTCGACGTCGTGTTCCCGGTTCTGCACGGACCGTACGGCGAGGACGGCACCCTGCAGGGTCTGCTCGAGTTGGCAGGCGTTCCGTATGTCGGGCCGGGCGTGCTGGCCAGCGCTGCGGGGATGGACAAGGAATTCACCAAGAAGCTGCTCGGTGCCGAAGGATTGCCGATAGGTCGCCAGGTGGTACTCCGACGCGGGGTCGACGACCTGACGGCAGGCGAGCGTGACCGAATCGGCCTGCCCGCATTCGTCAAGCCGGCCCGAGGCGGATCGTCCATCGGAATCTCGCGCATCACCGCGTGGGACCAACTCCCCACCGCGATCGCCGTCGCACGCGAACACGACCCCAAGGTCATCGTCGAAGGCATGATCCACGGCCGCGAGGTCGAGTGCGGAGTGCTCGAATTTCCCGACGGCACCGTGCGCGCGAGCGCCATCGCCGAGATCCGAATTCCCGACGCGGACATCGACGATCATGCCTTCTACGATTTCGACACCAAGTATCTCGACGATGTCAGTGAGTTCGACATCCCGGCTGCCCTCGACGACGCCACGAGCGACCGCATTCGTGAGCTCGCCGTCGCCGCCTTCCGCGCGTTGGACTGCCAGGGTCTGGCGCGGGTGGATTTCTTCGTCACCGAGAACGGCCCGGTCATCAACGAGATCAACACCATGCCCGGGTTCACCTCGATCTCGATGTACCCCAAGATGTGGGCCGAATCGGGCGTCGACTACCCGACGCTTATCGCCACCCTGATCGACACCGCTCTCGCCCGCGGTACCGGTTTGCGTTAG